The Urbifossiella limnaea nucleotide sequence CGCCGGCGCCACCTTCGCCCGCCACTCGTCGGCGGCCCCCCGCGCGACGTTCCGCGTCATCGACAGGTCTACGTGCTCGACGGACGAGTCGCGCGGCAACTCGCCGAGGAAGCTGCTCGGGATGGCGTAGTTCAGTTGCCCGCGGAACTCGCGCATCCGGGCGTGGCACAGGTGCAGTTCCTTCATCGCCCGCGTCATGCCGACGAAGCACAGCCGCCGCTCCTCCTCCACGTCCTCGTCCTTGCCGAGGCTCCGCTCGTGCGGCAGCAGCCCCTCCTCCACGGCCATGACGTACACCACCGGGAACTCCAGCCCCTTGCTGGAGTGCAGCGTCATCACCGAGACGTGGTCGGCGGCCTCGTCCCAGCCGTCGGTGTCGGAAGCGAGGGTGATCTGTTCGAGGAAGTCCACGACCTTGCTGTCAGGGTTCTCGTCGTGGTACTGCTTCGCCGCGGTGACGAGTTCGGACACGTTCGCCAGCCGGTCGGCGTCCTCGGGGTCGTCAGAATCCCGGAGCATCTTCTCGTAGCCGGACTGCTTGATGACGAGGTCGATGAGTTCGTGCGGCGGCAGGTCGAGCTTCGTGCGCAGCTCGGTGACGAGCCGGTAGAAGTCGCGGAGGCCGGACGCTCCTTTTCCCTTGATCTCGGGGATACGGGCCACCTGAGCCGCGGCCGCGAGCAGTGGCATTTCCTCGCGGCCGGCGAACGCCACGAGCCGGTCGAGCGAGGTCTTGCCGACGCCGCGGCTCGGCGCGTTCACGACGCGGAGGAAGCTGACGTTGTCCTGCGGGTTGGCGACGAGCCGCAGGTAGGCAAGCACGTCGCGGTTCTCCTTCCGCTCGAAGAACGCCAGCCCCTTCACGATTTGGAACGGCACGCCGTGCTTCACGAACGCGGACTCGAGCGACCGCGTGAGCGCGTTGATGCGAAGGAAGATGGCGTGGTCGCGGTAGCGGAACCGGCCGGCCTTCACCGCCTCCTTGATCCGCACGACGACGCCCTCGGCCTCGTCGAGTCCGTTGTCGAAGGTGAGGACGCGGACCGGCTCGCCGGCCGGGTTGTCGGTGACGAGCGCCTTCTTCTTCCGCTGCTTGTTGCGGTCGATGAGCGCGCCGGCGGCGTGCAGGACGTTCTTTGTGCTGCGGTAGTTCCGCGTCAGCGTGATGACCCGGGCCGCGGGAAAATCGCGCTCGAAGTCGAGGATGTTCTTGATGTCCGAGCCGCGCCACTTGTAGATCGACTGGTCGGGGTCGCCGACCACGCACAGGTTCGGGTGGTCCACCGACAGCCGGCGGGCCACCTCGTACTGCGCGGAGTTGGTGTCCTGGTACTCGTCGATCAGCACGTAGCGGAACCGCGAATCCAGGTCGCGGCGGAACTCCTCGTTCAGCCGCAGCGCCTGGGCCGGCAGGTACAGCAGGTCGTCGAAGTCCATCGCGTTCGCGGCGCGGAGCCGCTTCTCGTAGCCGTGGTACACCTTCGCCACGGTCTGCGTGAAGAAGTCGTTCGCCGTCTTCTCGTAGCCGTTCGGCGTGAGCAGTTGGTTCTTCGCCTTGCTGATCGCGCCGCCGAGGCGGTCGGGGCTGAACTTCACGTCGTCCATGCCGGTCGCGGCCAGGGCGTCCTTCACCAGCTTGTTGCGGTCGTCGGTGTCGTAGATGGTGAAGTTGCGGTCGATGCCGAGGCGGTCGGCGTACTGCCGCAGCAGCCGGGCGCCGAGGCTGTGGAACGTACTCACCCACACGCGGTTACCGGGCACGAGCTTCTCGACGCGCTGCCGCATCTCGCCGGCGGCCTTGTTGGTAAAGGTAATCGCCAGGATGCTGCCGGGCCGCACGCCCTGTTGCAGCAGGTACGCGACGCGGCGGGTGATCACGCGCGTCTTGCCCGACCCGGCCCCGGCGAGGATGAGCAGCGGCCCCTCGGCGTGCGTCACGGCGGCGCGCTGGTCGTCGGTCAGGTCGGCGAGCAGGTCACCGGGGTCGGGCACGGGCTGACTCCATCGGCCGCGTCGGGTAGGCTGAAGGGGTGATTCTACCGCCCCGCCCGGCCGAGGACGACGTGCGATGATCGTGGGGATCGGCACCCAGGTGCTGGAGTGCGCCCGGGTGCGGAAGCTGATCGACCGGCACGGCGAGGCGTTCCTCCGCCGCGTCTACACCGACCGCGAGATCGGCCGGTGCAACGCCGACCCGCGCACCACGGAGGCGTTCGCCGCGGTGTGGGCGGCGAAGGACGCCGTGTTCCGGGCGCTCGGCTCGCCGTGGCGGCGCGGCATGGACTGGACCGACGTGGAGATCGGTGCGGGGAACGCCGTTGCGGTCGCCGGCGCGACGGCGGACCGCATGACCGCGAAGGGGGCGAGCCGGGTGATGGTGACGACGGCGTTCTGCCGGGCGTTCGCCACCGCGACCGGGATCGCGCTGGCCGACCGGGCCGGGTGAATCAGCCGTTCTCGCCCACGTCCTTGATGAGGTTCCGGGCGGCCTTGTACGCGGCCCGGATGCTCATCGCCCGCCCCTCGATCTGGTCGGGCGTGAACACCGCCCCCGTGGCCGCCTTCGGAAGCCCGGCCAGGTCGATCGTCAGCGGGAGCAGCCGAAGGAACTCCGTCATCCGGGCGCTCTTCGTCTCGGGGGTCACGGCGTCGCTCATGGCGGTCTCCGGGTGGGGGCTGTCCGTACCGTAGCGGGTCGGCGGCGGCCGCTCAATAGCCGACGGCGGCGCCGTCCTTGCGGGCCTCGGTGCCGCCGTGCAGCACGTTGGTGGTCGGGTCGATCAGGACGGCTTGGTAGCCGCCGCCGTTCGTGCGCACTCGCTCAACGTGGTGGCCGCGGCGGGTCAGTTCGGCGACCACCGCTTCCGGGATTCCGTACTCGGCCTTCACGGTACCGCCGCCGGGAGCGGCGGGGCGGCCGGTCGGCGTCGCGTGGCCGACGTGCTCGACGCGTGGCGCTTCGCCGGCCTGCTGGACGTTCATCCCGAAGTCGAGCAGGTTCACGAGCACCTGTACGTGCCCCTGCGGTTGCATGTCGCCGCCCATGACGCCGAACGTCAGCCACGGCTTGCCGTTCTTCGTGGCCATTGCCGGGATGATGGTGTGGAACGGCCGCTTGCCGGGTTCGAGGCGGTTCGGGTGCTCCGGGTCGAGGGCGAACAGGCAGCCGCGGTTCTGGAGCGCGAACCCGAGGTCGGCGGCCGCGAGCCCGGAGCCGAAGCCGAAATAATTGCTCTGGATGAGCGACACGCAGTTCCGGTCCTTGTCCACGACGCACAGGTAAATCGTGTCCGCCTTGCCGAGTTTCGGGTCGCCGTGCGGCACGTCCGTGGCGGCCTTCGCCTTGTCGATTCGTAGGCGACGCGCGGCGGCGTACTCGGGCGAAATCAGCTCGCGGACCGGGACGCGGGCGAACAGCGGGTCGGTGTAGAACCGTGCCCGGTCGGCGTAGGCCAGCTTCTTGGCCTCGATCAAAAGGTGCCAGTAGGCGGGCGACGTGGGGCCGAGTGCCCGCAGGTCGTAGCTTTCGAGCAGGTTCAACATCTGCAGAACGGCGATCCCCTGCCCCGGCGGCGGCAACTCCCACACGTCCACGCCGCGGTAGCGCGTCGAAACCGGATCGACCCACTCGGACTTGTGGCGGGCCAAATCGGCGGCGGCGAACAACCCACCCTTGCGCTCAGAGAAGGCGACGAGGCGGCGGGCGATGTCGCCGGTGTAGTACGCGTCGCTGCCGGCGGCGGCGAGCGCGCGATAAGTCTTAGCCAGCGCCGGATTCTTGAACACCTCGCCGACGCGCGGCGCCGTGCCGCCGGGGACGTACACCTGACGGAACTCGGCGTCGCGGTTCGCGTCGGCGCTTCGCCAGTAGCCCGCAATCACCTCGGGGACGGGAGCCCCGTGCTCGGCGTAATGGATGCTCGGGGCGAGCAGATCGGCGAAGGTGCGGGTGCCAAACTTCTGCCGCAGCTGATCCCACCCGTCGACACAGCCGGGGACCGACCAGCTGAGCGGCCCCTTCTCGGGAATCTCGGCAAGTCCCTTCCCGCGGAACAAATCAATGGACGCCTTCCCCGGGGCGCCGCCGCAGGCGTTCAGGCCGTGGAGTTTCTGCGTCTTCGCGTCCCACACGATGGCGAACAGGTCGCCGCCGATGCCGCACGACATCGGCTCCAGCAGGCCCATCGCGGCACTGGCGGCGATCGCCGCGTCAACCGCGTTGCCGCCCTGCTTCAGCACGTCGAGGCCGATCTGGGCCGCGAGCGGGTGGCTGGTGGCAACGATGCCGTTGTTCACCACCGTGACCGACCGGCCGGCCTTGAAGGGCTCGGCGGTCGGCCGCTGGGCGAGAACGTCGTCCGCGAGCAGCAACAGCGTCATGACGGCGAGGGTGCGCATCGGCGATTACCGTTTCGGGGTCGGTGGCGGGGCGGTCTCCGGCAGTGGCACCTGATGCGGCCGGCCGAGGTACGCGACCAGGTCGCGCACCTCCTCGGGGCGAAGGGCGTCGAACAGCCCATCCGGCATGATCGAGATGGCGGTTTGCGTCACGCCCTCGATGTCGGCGCGGGGAAGAACGACGGTCTCGTTCGTGGTGCGGACCGTCAGCCCCTCGGCGGTGTCGCGCGTGACAACGCCGGACACGAGCCGCCCGTCGGTGGTGCGGACGTTGGTGACGCGGAACTCGCGCGGCACCACCGCGCTCGGGTCGAGGACGTTTTCGAGGAGGTACTCGAGGTTCGTCCGCTGCGAGCCGGTCAGGTCGGGGCCAAGGTCGCCGCCCTCGCCGAAGATGCGGTGGCAGCTCGCGCAGTGGCGCGTGTACAGCTGGCGGCCGTTTACCACGTCGGCGGTGCGGAGGTATTCCGTCGTCAGGGTGCCGCGCCACTTACGGGCCAGAGCGGTGCGATCGCCGGACGCGGGGCGGATCGTGCCCCACGCCGTGCCCAGCTTCGCGGCCACGGCGGAGTCGTTCAACGCCAGCATTTGACGGGCGGCGACCAAGGACACGTCCGCGCGCGAAACCGACCCCTTCTCGACGGCCGTGAGAAGTGCCAGCGCCCAGGCGGGACGCGAGCCGAGCGTCTGCACGGCGTCGGCCTTTTCGGCGGCGCTGAACGTTGGGTACGCGGCCAGCACGCGGGCCGCGGTGGCGTCGTGCGGCACCGCGGCGAGCGCCCGCACGGCCGGGCCGCGGACGGCGGCGTCGGTCAGCAGCGGTTGTAGCAGCGTCGGCAGGTCGGCGACGCGACGGCGGGCCAGTAACTCGATCGCGGCGGCACGGGCGGCGGGGTCGGCCTTCGCGTCGGCGGCGCGACCCTTCAGGTCGGCGAGGGCGCGGGCGTTGCCGAACAACACCGCCAGCGCCTCGGCGCGACTCCGCACTTCAGGCACTTCGCTCATCGAAAGCTGAGCGTACACCGCACCCCAGCCCTGCGGCTCGGGAGCTTCACGGAGGCTCGCCAGTGCCTCCTGGATGCCGGCAAGCACGGGCAACTGCGATGACTCGATCTTCACGTTGTCGAGGTGCTCGACCAGGAAGTTAAGGCGGGCGTCGCGCTGGCTGGCGGGGACCGACGCGACCAGGTAGCGGGCGATGTGCCGGCCGATCAGCGGGTGCCGGGCGCTCTCCAGGAACGCACTCCATTCACTCGGGTGGTCCGTGCTGGCGAGCGCCATTTGCACTGCGTACCAGCCGGCGAGTGCGAGGTTCGGCTCGTCGTTGTCGAGGATGCGCCACTCGACCAACCGCGCCAGTTTCCGGCCGTCCGCGCCAGTCAGTCGCTGCGACACGCCGGCCGCGAACTGCAACACGAAGGGGGACTCTTCCTTCTCCACCGCCGCGAGAACGGCCGCGACCGCGGGCGGCATCGGAACCTCGGTCGCCAGCATCAGCGCCCACGCCCGTACGTTGTCGTCGGGATGCGCGAGCAGGTCCGTCAGCAGTTCCGGCGTCATCCCACCCACGACGTGCAGCGCCCACATCGCCCGCAGCTTCCACGTCACGTCGTCGGTCCCCTTCACCATGCGGACCAGCGAATCCTTGGAATCCTTCTCCAGCTTCCCGGCCGCGGCGCGCTCCTGAAGCACGCGGCGGGCCTGGCGCACGAACCAGTCGTTGGCGTGGATCTGCATCTTCACCAGCTCGGCGTCCGGTAGCTTCGCCAGGTCGCCGGTCCACCGCATCGGCGTGCCGTGGACGACGCGGTAGACGCGGCCGTTGGTCAGGTCGGCCTTGTCGTAGTTGTGGCACTCGCCGGTGTCGGACCAGTCGGTGACGTACAGCCCGCCCTCGGGGCCGCCCTTCACCGCGATCCCGCGGAACCAGCTGTCGTTGGCGAACAGGAAGTCCGGGGCGTGCTTGCCGACGTAGCCGCCGGCGTTCCGCTCCAGCCGGTCGCGGTTCAGGCGGTTGCCGTGGATGTTGCACGTGAACAGGCTGTTGCGGTACTCCGGCGGGAAGTTGTCACCAAGGTATACGGCCGCTCCGCTATGGGCGTGACCGCCGCCGGCCTCGCTGTGGGCCGCGCTGCCGCCGACGCCGGTGCTGCGCGAACTCGTCCACGCGCCGCCACCCCAGTGGAGGTGGTCGGCGCAGCTGGTCTGGTACGCGAACACCCACGGGTTCACGTCCTCGCCGTACATTCGCTGCATGTGCCCGCCCGGCACGACGTGCCACAGGTGGTGGATCACGCAGTTGGTGATGAACAGCTGGCCGTGGTCGTCCCAGTCGAGGCCGAACGGGTTCGTGGTACCGCTGGCGTACAGCTCGAACGCCTTCCGTACCGGGTGGTAGCGCCACACGCCGCAGTCGAGCTTCACGCGGTCCTTGTCCGGCGTGCCCGGCTTGCCGACGAGCGATTTGGACTGGATGCCGTTGCACCCGTACAGCCAGCCGTCCGGCCCCCACGCCAGGCTGTTGAAGATGTTGTGCTTCGTGTCCTTCATGTTCCAGCCTTCGAGAACGACCTCCGGCGGGCCGTCCGGCTTGTCGTCGCCGTCGCGGTCGGGGACGAAGATCAAGTTCGGCACCGAGCACAGCCACACGCCGCCGTGGCCGACCTCGATGCCCGACAGGTTCGGGCCGTTGTCCAGAAAAACCGTCCGCTTGTCGTGGACGCCATCGCCGTCGGTGTCCTCCAGAATGAGGACGCGGTCGCTCCCCTTCCCGTCGGCTCGCCACTTCGGGTAACTCATGCACTCAACGACCCACAGCCGGCCGCGGGTGTCGAAGGTCATGGCGATGGGCTGCACAACGTCCGGCTCGCCGGCGAACAGGGTCGCCTTGAAGCCGGGCGGCAGCGTGATCGCCTTCGCCGCCGCAGCGGCCGGGATGGGCCGGTCGGCGGCCTTGGGTTGGGCCACGACCGGGGAGGCGAGGAGGAGTACGACGGCGGCGGAGGGCCAGTGCTTCATGGCGGGTGCGTCGACCGGGGAGGGTGGGGAACGGAGCGATTCTACCGCACGCACCGGCCGGAAGCGATGGGCTGCGGTTCGGCTGAGCGCAAGTTCCGCCCGCGGCCGATTCTTCAATTGACGGCCGTGGGGGCCGACGGTATCACCCCCGACCCACACGAGGAGCGCATTCCATGTCGACCGCACGACCCCGAACCGCTCTGCTGCTCGCAGCGGCCCTGTCCGGCGGCGGCTGCTCGACCATGAGCAACACCGAGAAGGGCGTCGGCCTCGGCGGACTCGTCGGGGCCGGGCTCGGCACCGCGGTCGGGGCGGCGACCGGCAACCCGAAGACGGGCGCCGTCGTGGGCGGGCTCGTCGGCGCGGGCACCGGCGGACTTATCGGCAACAGCGTGGACCGCGAGGATCAGCAGAAGAAGGAAGTGATCCAGGCAACGGCCGCGGCCAACGCCGCGCAGGCCCAGCGGCTCGGGCTTACCGACGTGATTCACATGGTTCAGCAGGGGCACGACGAGCAGGTCATCATCAACCAGATTCGCAACACCGGCAGCACCTACTCGCTGACGCCGGGCGACCTCGACTTCCTGCGGCAGAACAACGTGCCGTCGCGGGTCATCATCGAGATGCAGAACGCTCGTCCGATCGCGGTGCGGACGCGGCCGGTGATCGTCCGCGAGCAGCCGACGGTGATCTACCAGGAGCCGCCGCCGGTGGTGTTCGTGCGGCCGGCCCCGCCGCCGGGGTTGTACATCCGCGGGCACATTCACTAACCGCCGGCCCGCTTCACCTTGTAGCCGAGCTTTTCCAGCTCGGCCGCGAGGCGGTCGCGGTGGTCGCCCTGTATCTCGATCCGCCCGTCCTTCGCGGTGCCGCCGGTGCCGCACTTCGTCTTCAACGTCGTCGCCAGCGCGTCGATCTGGTCGAGCGTGAGTGGCAGCTCGCTGACCACGGTCACGCCCTTGCCCCGACGGCCGGCCGTCTCGCGGCTCACCTTCACCGTGTGAACCTTCTTCGGCGGCTCCTTCTTCGCCGGCAACTCGGCCTCGGCCACGACGCGACCGCCGAGCAAGCGGGCGACCAGGCCGTTCACCTGCGTCTCCAGGTCGGTCGCACTCCATACCTCGGCCGACGGGTAGCGCGAATCGGCGGAGAAGGCGACGACCGCCGTCGGCTCCGCGCCGCCGGGGTCGCCCGTGCGCGCGTCCCACGGCAGGCCGAAGCGACCGGCGACGGTCCGGAACACGCCCGCGGCCGCCGTCGCGTGCTCGCCCACGAACAGCACCACCTTCGTCGCCGCCTTCGCCATCGGCCGCCCTCCCGCCGCACCCTCCCGGCTACAATACGAGTGAATGTCGCACCCACCCTCCGAACCCGACCCGTCACCGGCCCGGTGGGACGTGGCGGCCGAGGCCGTCGCCGTCAAAATCCGCTGGTTCGGCCTCGTCGTCGGCTACCTGTACGCGAACGTCGTGACCGACGCCGACCCGGTGCCGCTCAACGTCCTCCTCAGTCTCGGCTTCGGCTTCACCGTTCTCGACACGTACCAGTCCTGGCGCGGCCGCGTCTTCCTCGGCGGGTTGCCGCTCCTCGTGTCGGCGCTGGAAGCCGCGTACATCGTCCTGCTGTGTTACCTCGACGGCGGCCCCGACAGCCCGTTCCGCCACTTCTCCGTGCTCGCCGTCGTGTGCGCGGCCATCCGCTACTCGCCGGCCGTCACCGTGTGGACGTGCGGCGTCAACTGCGTCGGGTACGCCGTGCTGTATGCCGCGGTCCCCGTCTACGGCACCAGCATCACCACGCTGCTGTTCACGCTCATCGTCCTCGGCTGGGTGGCGTGGGCGGCGGTGTCCCTGGTTCGGTTGCTGCGGCGCGTCGGCGACGAGCTCTCGACGGTGAACGCGCAGCTGGAGGCCCGGATCGCCGAGCGGTCGCGGCAGCTCCAGGAGAGCCAGGCACAGGTGCTCCACCAGGAGAAGATGGCCGCGTTCGGGCTTTTGGCCGCGGGCATCGCCCACGAGGTCGGCAACCCGTTGACGGCCGTCAGCACCATTGTCCAGATGCTCGAACGGCGCGACCTGGACGATCACACCCGCGAGCGCCTCGGCCTCGTGACGGCGCAGCTGACACGCATCCAGGGCACGCTCCGCGAGTTGGTGGCGTTCAGCCGACCGGCGAGCGACAGCCGGGGCCGCTGCTCGCTCCGCGAGGTAGTCGACGAGGCGCTCGGCATCGCCAAGTACTACAAGGGCGTGAAGGGCCGCGAGGTGCGATCGGAAGTCCCGGCCGACCTGCCGCCGATGGTCGGCGTCCGCGACCAACTCGTGCAGGTGTTCTTCAACCTCGTGCTGAACGCCATCGACGCTACCGGTAAGGGCGGTAGGGTGGTCATCGCCGCTGAACACGACTCGGGGAAGCTGATTGCTACCGTGACCGACGACGGCCACGGCATCGACGCGGCGCAGCGGGAGAAACTGTTCCGGCCGTACTTCACGACGAAGAAGCACGGCACCGGGCTGGGCCTGTTCGTGACGCGGAAGCTCGTGGACGCGCACGGCGGCACCGTGGCGTGCGAGTCGCGGCCGGGCGAGGGGACGACTTTCCGGCTAGAGTTCCCGGCGCTGACCCAAAACCCGGGGACGGCGGTCCCTGGGCTTGCTGAGGTGGTGGTATGACCGCGGCGCGTTCCCCCGTCGCCTCCGTGCTGGTCGTGGACGACGAGCCGGTCATCCGCGCCAACGTTGCCGAGTACCTCCACCTGGAAGGTTTCGCTGTCCACTCCGCGGCCAGCGGCGAGGCCGCACTCGGGCTCGTCGGCCGCAACCGGTACGACGTGATCCTCTGCGACGTGAACCTGCCCGGCATCGACGGTATCGAGGTGCTCGAGCGGGTGGCCCGCCTCAGCCCCGAGACGTTCGTGCTGCTCATCACGGCGTACGCCACCGTCGAGAGCGCCGTGGACGCCTTCCACAAGGGCGCGCACGACTACCTGATGAAGCCGATCCTCCTCCGCGAGGTGGACCGGAAGATTCGCCGGCTCATCGCCCAGCGCGACCTGAACCGCGAGAACCAGTGGCTCCGCCGCGAGCTGCACCGCGAGGCGGCGGCGGGCGGCATGGTCGTCGGCTGCACGCCCGCGGTCCGACAAGTGGTGGCGATGGCGCGGAAGGTCGCTCCCACCGACGCCACCGTGCTCATCACCGGCGAGAGCGGCACCGGCAAGGAACTGCTGGCCCGCGACATCCACCGCGCCGCACAGGAAGCGAAGCCGACCGACGGCCGGTTCGTCGCCGTGAACTGCGCCGCCATCCCCGCCGACCACCTCGAAGCGCACCTGTTCGGCCAGAAGGCCGCCGCCTTCTCCACGACCGACGCCGACGCCCCCGGTGTGTTCACCGCCGCCGGCGCGGGTACGGTGTTCCTGGACGAGGTGGGTGAGTTGCCGCTGCCGACGCAGGCGAAACTGCTCCGCGTGATCGAGGGCAAGGAAGTCACGCCGGTCGGGGCCGCGGAGCCGGAACACGTCGCGGTGCGGATTGTGGCTGCGACGAACACCGACCTGCCGGCGGCGGTCGCCGCCGGACGGTTCCGCGAGGACCTGTTCTACCGGCTGAACGTGGTCGTGCTGCGCCTGCCGCCGCTGCGTGACCGCCGCGAGGACATTCCCGAGCTGGTCGAATACTTCGTCGCCAAGCACGGCCGGGCGATGGGGAAGCGCGTCGCCGGCGTCAGCCGCGAGGCGATGCCGCTGTTGCAAGTGGCGGCGTGGAAGGGGAACGTCCGCGAGTTGGAGAACGCGATTCAGCGTGCGGTCATCCTCGGCGACGGGCCGCTGCTGACGCCCGCCGACCTGCCGCCGGACCTGGCCCCCGCGGCGGATGATCCGTCGGCCGTGGAACCGCTGGACGACGCGGTGAAGCGGTTCGAGAAGCGACACATCGAGCGGCTTTTGCGGCTGTCGCCGGACAAAAAAGAAGCGGCCCGGCGACTCGACATCGGGCTCAGCTCGCTGTACCGGAAGATCGAGCAGTACGGCATCGGCAGCACCTGAGCCGGCCCCGTCAGGGATCGGGGTGCGTACCACGCTCCGTCCCCTGACCGGGCCGGCTCGGAAATTGCCGGTTGCCACACACCCCCCGGCCGGGCACAATGTCCGCCGTCGTCCCCGCCCCGACTCTCCGCACGGAGCACGTCCCGATGACCCGCGCCCGGCTCGCCCTCCTCTGCTTCGCCGTCGGTGTCTATCTGCCCGTCGCACCCGCGCAGCCCGGCACCGGGACGAAAGCCCACACCGCCCTGGTCCACGCCGTCGCCCTGTCGCCGGACGGCAAGACGCTCGCGACCGCCGGGTTCGACAACGTCGTGAAGCTGTGGGCGATCAACGCCGACGGCACGCTCAAGGAACTCAAGGAGATCAAGGGTCACACCGGGCCGGTGTACGCGGTGGCCTTCCACCCGAAGGACAACGCGGTCCTGGCCACCGCGAGCCTCGACAAGACGGCGAAGCTGTGGAGCCTGAAGGACGGCAAGGCCACGACCGAGTTCAAGGGCCACACCGACATCGTCGACGCCGTCGCCTTCTCGCCCGACGGCAAGGTGCTGGCGACCGCCAGCGCCGACAAGTCTGTGCGGCTGTGGAACCCGGCCGACGGCAAGGAGACGAAGAACCTCGGTACGCACGCCGGCTCGGTGTACGCCGTCGTGTTCTCGCCCGACGGCAAGCTCCTCGCCTCGGCCGGCGGCGACAACTCGAGCAAGACGGGCAAGGAGCACGTCGTGAAGCTGTGGGACGTGGCCGCCGGCAAGGAGCACAAGACGCTGACCGGCCACGAACACCCGGTGACGGCGATCACGTTCGTCGGCGACGAGAAGACGCTGGCGTCGGCGTCGATGGACCGCACCATCCGCTTCTGGGACACGGCGACCGGCAAGGAAACGAAGAAGGTCGGCCCCACGCCGGACGACCCCTACGCTCTGGCGTGGTCGAAGGAGGCTAAGTCGCTGGGCGTGTGCGGCTACTCGGGCCGGCTGGCGGTGTGGCCGGCGGGCGCCGACAAGGAAGGGTTCACGGCGCAGGTGAAGTCGCCGGGCTACTGTGTGATCTTCACCCCGGACGGCAAGGCGCTTATCAGCGGCCACGACAACGGCACGGTGGTGCTGACGAAGATCAGCGCGAAGTGAGGCCGCGGTCGCCGAGCACCGGCCCCGTCGGCGCGTCCGGCGTGGCGGGCTCGGCCTCCGGGCGCGGCGGGCGGGCGGCGGCCGCGCGGTCGCCCCGCACGCCGTACCCGCTGCTGAGCAGCGGGTCGCGGTCGTAGGGCTTCGTCGCGCAGCCGGTTGCCGCAGCGATTACCAGTACCCCGAGCCGCCGGCCGACGCCGCGCATGTCTCCCCCGCCCGTGCCACGCTCCGGATCGTATCGGCCGCGTCGGCTCGCCGGCTGAACCCAATCCGGGACCGCCGCATGAAATACGCGATCTGCAACGAGACGTTCGAGGGCTGGGACCACGCACGGGTGTGCGCCCGCGCCGCCGAGTTCGGGTACACCGGCCTCGAAGTCGCGCCGTTCACCCTCGCCCCGCTCATCACCGACGTGTCCGCCGCGCGCCGAACCGAACTTCGCCGCCAGGCCGAGGCCGCGGGCGTAAGCATCATCGGCCTCCACTGGCTGCTGGCGAAGACGACCGGCTTCCACCTCACCAGCCCGGACGCGGCCGTCCGCAAGAAGACCGGCGAGT carries:
- the ggt gene encoding gamma-glutamyltransferase; translation: MRTLAVMTLLLLADDVLAQRPTAEPFKAGRSVTVVNNGIVATSHPLAAQIGLDVLKQGGNAVDAAIAASAAMGLLEPMSCGIGGDLFAIVWDAKTQKLHGLNACGGAPGKASIDLFRGKGLAEIPEKGPLSWSVPGCVDGWDQLRQKFGTRTFADLLAPSIHYAEHGAPVPEVIAGYWRSADANRDAEFRQVYVPGGTAPRVGEVFKNPALAKTYRALAAAGSDAYYTGDIARRLVAFSERKGGLFAAADLARHKSEWVDPVSTRYRGVDVWELPPPGQGIAVLQMLNLLESYDLRALGPTSPAYWHLLIEAKKLAYADRARFYTDPLFARVPVRELISPEYAAARRLRIDKAKAATDVPHGDPKLGKADTIYLCVVDKDRNCVSLIQSNYFGFGSGLAAADLGFALQNRGCLFALDPEHPNRLEPGKRPFHTIIPAMATKNGKPWLTFGVMGGDMQPQGHVQVLVNLLDFGMNVQQAGEAPRVEHVGHATPTGRPAAPGGGTVKAEYGIPEAVVAELTRRGHHVERVRTNGGGYQAVLIDPTTNVLHGGTEARKDGAAVGY
- a CDS encoding holo-ACP synthase, producing MIVGIGTQVLECARVRKLIDRHGEAFLRRVYTDREIGRCNADPRTTEAFAAVWAAKDAVFRALGSPWRRGMDWTDVEIGAGNAVAVAGATADRMTAKGASRVMVTTAFCRAFATATGIALADRAG
- a CDS encoding glycine zipper domain-containing protein, coding for MSTARPRTALLLAAALSGGGCSTMSNTEKGVGLGGLVGAGLGTAVGAATGNPKTGAVVGGLVGAGTGGLIGNSVDREDQQKKEVIQATAAANAAQAQRLGLTDVIHMVQQGHDEQVIINQIRNTGSTYSLTPGDLDFLRQNNVPSRVIIEMQNARPIAVRTRPVIVREQPTVIYQEPPPVVFVRPAPPPGLYIRGHIH
- a CDS encoding ATP-dependent helicase; translated protein: MPDPGDLLADLTDDQRAAVTHAEGPLLILAGAGSGKTRVITRRVAYLLQQGVRPGSILAITFTNKAAGEMRQRVEKLVPGNRVWVSTFHSLGARLLRQYADRLGIDRNFTIYDTDDRNKLVKDALAATGMDDVKFSPDRLGGAISKAKNQLLTPNGYEKTANDFFTQTVAKVYHGYEKRLRAANAMDFDDLLYLPAQALRLNEEFRRDLDSRFRYVLIDEYQDTNSAQYEVARRLSVDHPNLCVVGDPDQSIYKWRGSDIKNILDFERDFPAARVITLTRNYRSTKNVLHAAGALIDRNKQRKKKALVTDNPAGEPVRVLTFDNGLDEAEGVVVRIKEAVKAGRFRYRDHAIFLRINALTRSLESAFVKHGVPFQIVKGLAFFERKENRDVLAYLRLVANPQDNVSFLRVVNAPSRGVGKTSLDRLVAFAGREEMPLLAAAAQVARIPEIKGKGASGLRDFYRLVTELRTKLDLPPHELIDLVIKQSGYEKMLRDSDDPEDADRLANVSELVTAAKQYHDENPDSKVVDFLEQITLASDTDGWDEAADHVSVMTLHSSKGLEFPVVYVMAVEEGLLPHERSLGKDEDVEEERRLCFVGMTRAMKELHLCHARMREFRGQLNYAIPSSFLGELPRDSSVEHVDLSMTRNVARGAADEWRAKVAPAARDWADTGVRPFIPPKKPEEAASIVVPPDTGLAVGALVQHDEYGLGQVTDLSGFGALRRVKVRFPGHGEKVFVADKAKLKVVGRRQG
- a CDS encoding PVC-type heme-binding CxxCH protein; amino-acid sequence: MKHWPSAAVVLLLASPVVAQPKAADRPIPAAAAAKAITLPPGFKATLFAGEPDVVQPIAMTFDTRGRLWVVECMSYPKWRADGKGSDRVLILEDTDGDGVHDKRTVFLDNGPNLSGIEVGHGGVWLCSVPNLIFVPDRDGDDKPDGPPEVVLEGWNMKDTKHNIFNSLAWGPDGWLYGCNGIQSKSLVGKPGTPDKDRVKLDCGVWRYHPVRKAFELYASGTTNPFGLDWDDHGQLFITNCVIHHLWHVVPGGHMQRMYGEDVNPWVFAYQTSCADHLHWGGGAWTSSRSTGVGGSAAHSEAGGGHAHSGAAVYLGDNFPPEYRNSLFTCNIHGNRLNRDRLERNAGGYVGKHAPDFLFANDSWFRGIAVKGGPEGGLYVTDWSDTGECHNYDKADLTNGRVYRVVHGTPMRWTGDLAKLPDAELVKMQIHANDWFVRQARRVLQERAAAGKLEKDSKDSLVRMVKGTDDVTWKLRAMWALHVVGGMTPELLTDLLAHPDDNVRAWALMLATEVPMPPAVAAVLAAVEKEESPFVLQFAAGVSQRLTGADGRKLARLVEWRILDNDEPNLALAGWYAVQMALASTDHPSEWSAFLESARHPLIGRHIARYLVASVPASQRDARLNFLVEHLDNVKIESSQLPVLAGIQEALASLREAPEPQGWGAVYAQLSMSEVPEVRSRAEALAVLFGNARALADLKGRAADAKADPAARAAAIELLARRRVADLPTLLQPLLTDAAVRGPAVRALAAVPHDATAARVLAAYPTFSAAEKADAVQTLGSRPAWALALLTAVEKGSVSRADVSLVAARQMLALNDSAVAAKLGTAWGTIRPASGDRTALARKWRGTLTTEYLRTADVVNGRQLYTRHCASCHRIFGEGGDLGPDLTGSQRTNLEYLLENVLDPSAVVPREFRVTNVRTTDGRLVSGVVTRDTAEGLTVRTTNETVVLPRADIEGVTQTAISIMPDGLFDALRPEEVRDLVAYLGRPHQVPLPETAPPPTPKR